One window of Bacteroidetes bacterium GWF2_43_63 genomic DNA carries:
- a CDS encoding aspartate racemase gives MKTIGLLGGTGWESTLEYYRIINEKISEVTSNVHTAQIVLFSVDFNDVRSRIDHSDYESLGNFFREKAMGIEQHGADCLLLCANTPHMFADAISQHISIPLLHIADATGEKIKENNISKVGLLGTKPTMEMPFYAQRLKEKFGIDVITPPPAVRDYVHDTIYNEFTRGIFTADAKVRYLEIMQELRNAGAEGIIMGCTEIPLLIKQSDTDIPLFDTLQIHAEAAVAFALK, from the coding sequence ATGAAAACCATCGGACTTTTGGGCGGAACCGGCTGGGAATCAACGCTGGAATACTATCGCATCATCAACGAAAAAATTTCGGAAGTAACCAGCAATGTGCACACCGCGCAAATAGTACTGTTTTCGGTCGATTTCAACGATGTGCGCAGTCGCATCGACCACAGCGATTACGAATCGCTTGGAAATTTTTTTAGAGAAAAGGCCATGGGCATTGAGCAACATGGAGCCGACTGTCTGCTGTTGTGTGCCAATACGCCCCACATGTTTGCCGATGCCATTTCGCAACATATCAGCATTCCGCTCTTGCATATTGCCGATGCCACCGGAGAAAAAATAAAGGAAAATAACATCAGCAAAGTCGGATTATTAGGCACAAAGCCAACCATGGAAATGCCGTTTTATGCGCAGCGACTGAAAGAAAAATTTGGAATCGATGTCATCACTCCCCCGCCCGCTGTGCGCGATTACGTGCATGATACCATTTATAACGAGTTCACCCGCGGCATTTTCACAGCGGATGCAAAAGTGCGCTATCTGGAAATCATGCAGGAACTTCGTAACGCAGGCGCCGAAGGCATCATCATGGGCTGCACCGAAATCCCGCTGCTGATCAAACAATCCGACACCGACATTCCATTATTCGATACTCTTCAGATTCATGCCGAAGCCGCGGTGGCGTTTGCGCTGAAATAA